A genomic segment from Fusarium fujikuroi IMI 58289 draft genome, chromosome FFUJ_chr04 encodes:
- a CDS encoding related to integral membrane protein, which produces MGVGSFLEPLIVVTLLFGGAYFNRSRDYNFWTNKSGIASIKSYKRSDDFPKRDSTDSLMSGWSGSRSPSLDSSSQPTLRRRKLQVLGYKRIVSTPNTHIFEDRLLSRLLKKLPFLVECWYWFLIYFVYQVGRAITALTLDEGTVDVARRHALQIIHLEQRLHIFWEIEFQKWFLARPALLHWINRIYSFIHIPGTITFLVVLYYFTTTRHRRYAAGRVRSDTVAAGPALYEARRRTMAMCNLLAFVVFTSWPCMPPRLLSDPEYKGPDAEEAKSFGFVDSVHSGTGESSVWTTNRFCNQYAAMPSLHFGYSLLVGLTVATIPITGLRSASWKRIVIVAAGMSYPALILTAIVATANHFILDAVAGAMVCTIAWNCNDFLLNFCILEDYFLSMLRLHKPVNWTDPETAAEPEFQTGLLSEDV; this is translated from the exons ATGGGAGTCGGTTCTTTTCTTGAGCCACTCATCGTCGTGACTCTCCTCTTTGGGGGTGCCTACTTCAACAGAAGTAGGGACTACAATTTCTGGACAAATAAGTCAGGAATCGCCAGCATCAAGAGTTATAAACGCTCCGATGACTTCCCGAAGCGAGACTCAACCGATAGCCTTATGAGCGGATGGAGTGGTTCGCGATCACCGAGTCTCGACTCAAGTTCTCAACCGACTCTACGCCGCCGCAAGCTTCAAGTGCTTGGCTATAAGCGCATCGTGTCTACACCAAACACTCACATATTTGAGGATCGACTCCTGAGCCGCCTTCTCAAGAAGTTGCCATTCTTGGTCGAGTGTTGGTACTGGTTTCTTATTTACTTTGTGTACCAGGTCGGTCGTGCTATCACTGCGTTGACTCTCGATGAGGGCACTGTCGATGTTGCCCGCAGACACGCTCTACAAATCATCCACCTCGAACAACGGCTTCATATCTTCTGGGAGATAGAATTTCAGAAGTGGTTCCTGGCTCGACCTGCTCTTCTCCACTGGATCAACCGGATCTACTCATTCATCCACATTCCAGGCACCATTACCTTTCTTGTTGTCCTCTACTACTTCACCACCACCCGGCATCGCCGCTATGCCGCTGGCCGTGTGAGATCTGATACAGTGGCTGCCGGTCCTGCTTTATACGAAGCCCGTCGACGTACCATGGCTATGTGCAATCTCCTTGCTTTCGTTGTCTTCACAAGCTGGCCTTGCATGCCTCCCCGTCTTTTGAGCGATCCTGAATATAAGGGCCCCGATgctgaggaggccaagagctttggctttgtcgACAGTGTTCACAGTGGTACTGGAGAGAGCAGTGTCTGGACCACCAACCGATTCTGCAACCAATATG CGGCCATGCCATCTCTGCATTTTGGCTACTCTCTCCTTGTCGGCCTCACCGTCGCCACTATCCCTATTACCGGCCTACGATCTGCCTCTTGGAAGCGAATAGtcattgttgctgctggcatGTCATACCCAGCCTTGATTCTCACTGCTATTGTCGCCACAGCCAACCACTTCATTCTCGATGCCGTAGCTGGTGCTATGGTTTGCACTATTGCCTGGAACTGTAACgacttcctcctcaacttcTGCATCCTCGAGGACTACTTCCTATCCATGCTTCGCCTTCACAAGCCAGTGAACTGGACCGACCCTGAAACAGCTGCCGAGCCTGAGTTCCAGACTGGTCTCCTGAGTGAAGACGTCTAA